In one Bacillus thuringiensis genomic region, the following are encoded:
- a CDS encoding DUF1129 domain-containing protein produces MKISKEGEKFLIDTKVYLITKGIKEEDVDAFLEDAELHLIEGEKEGKTVSDIFGDSPKEYAEELAKEMEKDKSGRIKSILGMIIGIGGYWLLTNILFGNPNQQFTLTNVQLIGYPIVLIITIIGTIVAFRISSFKSKLVEFGIIYVIVMIPILLLVLLMFMNKWYGTPILQLSTMQTYILAVTIFLLLLIGEVYVLGWIGVVVLIVPLAIMFLFKDLEERNVFWGIAKILLMYGSIYGLMRWSLKIEERKSVN; encoded by the coding sequence ATGAAGATTTCTAAAGAAGGGGAAAAGTTTTTAATCGATACGAAAGTGTATTTAATAACAAAAGGAATTAAAGAAGAAGATGTGGACGCCTTTCTAGAAGATGCAGAGCTTCATTTAATAGAAGGTGAGAAAGAGGGAAAGACGGTAAGTGATATATTTGGTGATTCACCAAAAGAGTATGCGGAAGAATTAGCGAAAGAGATGGAGAAGGATAAAAGCGGGAGAATAAAAAGTATCTTAGGAATGATAATTGGGATAGGTGGATATTGGTTACTTACAAATATTTTATTTGGAAATCCGAATCAACAATTTACATTAACAAATGTACAGTTAATTGGTTATCCAATCGTTTTAATTATTACGATTATTGGAACGATTGTTGCGTTTAGAATTTCTTCTTTTAAAAGTAAATTAGTAGAGTTTGGAATTATTTATGTAATAGTGATGATACCTATTTTATTATTGGTGTTATTAATGTTTATGAATAAATGGTATGGGACGCCAATTTTACAATTGTCGACAATGCAGACATATATATTAGCAGTAACTATATTTTTATTACTTCTTATTGGTGAAGTATATGTTCTTGGTTGGATAGGTGTTGTGGTACTAATTGTTCCTCTTGCAATTATGTTCTTATTTAAAGACTTAGAAGAAAGAAATGTATTTTGGGGAATTGCAAAGATCTTACTTATGTATGGAAGTATATATGGATTAATGAGATGGTCTTTAAAAATTGAAGAAAGAAAAAGTGTGAACTAG